In Takifugu flavidus isolate HTHZ2018 chromosome 1, ASM371156v2, whole genome shotgun sequence, the DNA window CTCCGTGACATTTCTGCACTCACGCACGTGTCTCAGTCACTCACCTGGAAACTGTGGAAAGACGTGAGCAGTGCAACGTCTTAACTCAACAACTATTGATTATCCGCTCCCCCAGCTGAAACTGGATCCATTCCTCTTTATGAAACTCATTTCACTTTATTCATTTTGTGCACGTTGATTAAAGAAGCTCACATAAGATTGATTCTCTCTGTGCAGGTGAGAAATGAAAAGATTTCCTGGCTTCCATTTATATTActttaaatttgtgttttcGGTTTTTAAGGCACCTGCATAGATGTGAAACAACAGATTTTATTCTACTCTCATTTTGGGGGTTTATAACATCGGAGGAAacttcacatttttaaaaggcaaTCTTCACTGGATTTTAGTAGTTTGTAGGtgaaattgtttgttttttccactgTATCTTTCAAACTGATTCCCTCTGGAGCTGACCTCACTGCTGCTGGACTGGAAGTGTATCCTGCAGCACAGGTCTCTGCAGTCATCACAAGACTATCGTGTTCCACTGGAGAAACGTACTCATGAGCACGGCCTTATGCTGGGGTATTTCTCTGGGCACCTTTGCTCTGCTTTCTACAGCTCAGCACTTTGATTTGACTCTTTGATGAATGCAATGGAAAAAATGCATTGGTTTTGTGCAATGGACCTGTTTTCATTGCATTTGAATTAAAGCGCacattttgtttctctttttcgaTTTTGGAGAGCCTGCATTACTTCTGTGTCAGCCTTTTGAAGTGAAGTAATGTCATTTTAACCGCTGTAATAAATACATCTGTGCAGCAAAAGTGGAGTTTTTACTGTCTTTAGATATGCCACTTGTGCAGTGGAACAAGTGTCTTTCATCCCAATGCAGCTGCATATAATCTGTGGGTGGGAAGGATATTGCAATTGCAAAAATGTCAGCATGATGGAACTTTTGTCCACAGCGTTTGGACAAGACGGGCGCAAActcaaatacaaaaaaaaaacaaaaattcaaTTAATAGAACAATAGATAATAGAACAATTAATAAACTGTAATGTCAGACTGTAGagtaaaatatctgttttctatGGGCACTTACTGTTGATTTGAGGTTCACTCAGAAACAACGTGATTTTAAAGCCTACATTTGTTTAGTGTTATAATTCAACTCACTTATCCAGGCATTAGGTTTATTCTTCAAAAATCTATTAATGTAAACATTTGAATGGCGTCTTGTTTGCAGATTATTCACTCCGGAAACCTCGTGCAAATGGCAAAGTCATGCAAAGTGACGGTAGATGGACCTGACAGACGTTACTTCATACCCCGGCTCGCAGAGTTGCGTGTTCCACATTGAGCCATGCTGACATCACACTGTGGCTGCAGTGTGGCGTGAGTCCCCGGGGCCCACCACAGTAAATATCGTTCTCATCTACGGAGTGAGAAACttcctgttggggggggggtgtgtccACCAGGCGTGACCACGCTTCACTGCATGGCTGTTAGTCCATATGATGTGTAAATCATTTGTGTACAGGATGATCCATGATGATCCCAACTTCAGATATTTCACCACCAGCTTTGGATGTTCCACCTCCACCTTAGCCCTCCTACACTTGTCGTTTGTTAAAGTTTAAGTTATAatttctgcacatttattttttaacgtGTCTAATCAGGCATGTGCTTTTTTATGAAAAGCTGCCAATTTAGGGCAGAAGGAAAATAGTCCAATTCAAAGAGAAAGTTGCACTGGTCATTAGTCTAATATCCTTCTGAACAGTCATTGTATATTGGTCCCTGTTGACAACAGTAACGAGTTGTCAGGATGAGCACATAACCTTTGGACTTTATGCTTATTAATGACATTTGTCCATTTCTTGCAGAGTAAAATCGAATCTTcagcatttatatttaaaaccaaacaaaatcaGATACATTTGTCAGAGCTTGCTGGTATTAAGGCCTCTTCAGAGGTCCTTGGGGGGGACTGTGTGTGCAACATGACTTTGGGTAGCATGGGAACAGCCGAGGGGAGTCTGGGAAAGGAAACAGGCTGCAACATCGCTGTTGCGCAATCCGATTAGCTCCGAGTTGCATAGATAAGAAAGTGGACCAGATCACTCTGAGGCTTCATGGAACAGCTGGTTCTGTTGGCTGGCTGGTAAACCAAGCGTCCGTTCCTAATTGAGGCTTTTCTCCAGATTCTGCCAGAAAAGACATCCTtcaaacagcaacacacagagCTGGGGTAGGTGGCTTTattgttttctgcattttaagCCCAGTTTGATTATCTGTCACGCTGCACATTTATCAGGTATTGGTAATTATGAATAATCTTTTGTTTGACTTCAAACTGAGCGGTCATATAGAGGAATAAGTGTATTTGTCTTGAATAAAGAGAAATGCTTCATATGAGCAGACTGTaacgaggggaaaaaaagcatttctctGTGAACAtctgttttcagtgtgtgtgtgtgtgcggttcCCACGAGATATATTCATTAATTTTTGGGAATGTCCAGGAAGCAGATGGCCATCATGTCTGCTTCACCGAGACcttattgttattgttttttttccctccctcaaAATCATGGCTGCACTAGAATTAAGCATGTTTAAAATCCTAATTCTGTGATTTATGAATGAAAGAGTAATAGAAACAATATCATGCAGATACAGGGAAGATTATTCAAGTCTTTCATGTACAGCTGATTTGCAAATTTGGGAAAGCTCTAGAATATATTTGATGATATCTTTTGGACAGATGCTGTTGACTGCGTTGCTGGGTATTCTGCTGACCTGCTCAGgtaaacttgtttttttatCTTACGATGTAACTTGGGTGACAAATGAGCTCCAACCTTGACATGAACTGTTGAATTTGCGGGATTGTATGTTATTGCTGTCCACGTCTCTCCGCAGGAACTGCTGTAAAATTAACAATCCCACCATGTGACCAGCACATGTTTGATAGTCAGGTTGAGGACTGTCTCTTCGGCTTCAACACCAGCTTGGAGACGAGTGACCGTCAGGAAGGCTGCCCCTGGCCTGCTGTCAAACAGTAAACTTcgttattttcatttcatccttttgcttttttccattTGATCTTTTAGTTAAAATGATTTCTTTGAATTGTCATCTTTAATTTTAGATTATGTCAACTGTAGCCACTATTTTAAAACGATCCCAGAAGTCTTAAATGACATTTGCATATGTCTCGTCGTGCCTGCCTCTGTGCTGAGTGCtaactggctgctgctggaacattGGCGCGCTTGTGTTGCTGTAAGTTATCCCTGAACACATGTCATGGGGCCAGAACCCGAGAAAGCTGGATAAAGTTGTGGGTTGCGCACTTTTTATAGCGTTTTCAGGAAAGATCTACGACCTTTAGCTGTGGGAATGTCAGATACTTTCCTGTTTACCGCCTGACTTTGGTGCTAGCCAGAATTTTGGCTAACCGTCAAACCCTTTGATGAAACGCGCTGAATTCTGTATAATACCCCCATATTTGCAGACAGCAGTTGTTTGTGTAACCTCTTCCAAACTGCATTAACTGCTGGAGCTCTTTGGCCTCAATAACCcatattttactgtaaatatgcCTCGGGGTGAGATATTAATGAAGAGTCTGCTGATCTTTTGATCAGGCTTCCATATTACCCTCAGTGAGCACCAGAATATGTCCACATGATCCTCGCCGCCTGTGTGAGGCGCCTATTGAGAGATCAAACGTTATGGTGAAATATATCAGCGAAGACTGATTTCTCCACCAATAAAAAGCCAGCGGCTGGATGTGTTTGGCTCGCTCGGCGGTGTCGCAAAATGCTGACTTTCACGCTCCGAGTCACAGCTTTGAGAGCTGTGCTAATTTTCCAAACcccacttttatttaaaaagtgagATCACCAGAGATCTATCACAGTCTCTCATGTTTGTAATGGCACGGAGGAAGGGAAACTCTTGTTCACCAGAAAGGAAAAACTCATCCTCCCCCGTGAAGCAGGGTTATCAATCAAAAGCGTTCCCTTTTGGACTCCTCGCCGCCCAGGCTCTGACTGatagagcagctgcagaaacagcaaaTATGTGGGGCAATATTACAGACTTCACATTTTAGGCCATTTTAATCAATAAACAGATATCCAAATATTATGATTTTGTCCTTTTTAGTTGAGCTGAATATGAGTAGGTAAGATCTTCATTGCCTGAGAAATATAGAGAATCATACGCCCGCTCGCTCCAAGTGTGATGAAATGAAAGACAATCCCGTAAATATGAACCACTCATGATGTCCTCTGTCTGATATTCTTCTGCAGCAAGTACCACAAACTGAAGCTCTGTGTGGACAACCTGGCCATTGAGTCTTGGTGTAAGGGCCACGGATTTCTGGTGGACGATTTCTTCCTGAAAGTGCACAACATGTACTTTTCAGGCTGTGGGCGCATCAGAGACCCCCCACTCAGCATTCTCGTTTTGCTGATAGGACCCATGACCTTCTTGACACTCCTGCtgcctcatctgtgtgtgtttctcaccaCCAAAGACACAGAAATGCCTGGATCTCTGGGACTCTGACGCTCTGCGACAGGAGTAGCTGGCGGTTCGGAGGATTGTAGGAAGCTATTCTTCATGAAGTCATACAAGCGGTGTCAATAAAGTCTGATAAAGTTGGCATGACATCATGTTTAGTCATAACAGTTAAAAGAAAAGGGCCTTTTGAAATAAAGAACAATTTATATTCCTAACTTCTCCTAATTTCAATTATTACGCATTGAAAAAGGGGCCTGAATGATCCCAGTTATACATTTTAAGGGATTCCCAATTCTCTTACTTGAAAGTGTTACATAATGTTTAGTTTTGGCAGTGGTTTACTGGAGGTGTTGCTATGAGTCTCATTTTTCCAGCGTGAGTAGAAACTCCCTTGGTATGGATTTCCAAAAGACGAAAGATCTCTGTAACCTGGAAAATTCCCTCTGAGATTCACAGCCTCTTATGCAATTTAGCCCTGGCCAAGACAGCAGCAAACCCTATGataataatttaataaagcTGAAATACAGCTTAGTTTGCTGTTTAATGCTTTAAATATTCTGCTTCTATACATTTCTGTACTTTTTATGTAACAACAGTGCACGTTTACAATAAATACAATGGAAAAGTGTACTTTTTCCCTGAATATAGTCTCTTTTCTGTCAGTGAGCTGTATTTTTCTACATAAATGTTGCACTGGCTCACTAAATAAGGTGCAGTTAGGGTATATAAAGATACTAACTGagcattttcattaaaataccCAAATTATAGCAAAAGTTACTGTAATGTTTCTATTTTAATGGCAAATCATATGCATTGTATAGCAGTTATAATTTAAGTTAAACATTTCATAATAAGTGACAGAAATGATGATCTTTACAGCTGAAACACAtgataaatatttatttcagacaaaaaaataaatttacagTTGTACAATAGCAACAGCGGGACGGCGGCTGCTGAAGTGACAGCCTGGCTTTTCAACGCAAACACACTGAACTTTGGACGTTACGCATCCGATGGTTGAACAAAGACTGGCTGTGTGTCGCTCAAACTCCATTCAGAAATGCGGTCAAGCCCACTTTGTGTTGGGTGGCACTCGTGGCCTGCAAGTTGTGTGTCGAGCGGCGAGCTCAGGAGGGCCACATAAATGGAACATTACCGGAGACATTAGTGCATTTCGGACCAAGACGACCATGTTTCCATCTGACACTGAGCATTTAGCTGCTTTGTGGGCCCCCGAGGATAGAAACAAATGGGTTAATGCAGCTGTAATGGCTCATATTGTGAGGAGTAATTGCAGAAATGCtcctgaaagaaaataaatctgtgTTAAGCAATCACAAAACAATTGAAAATACAAAATGAGATTAAGAAAACTGAAACACGAAGATCAAAATAATACAATATTGTGGGATTACTTTTTAACATTAAAAGGAAAATTATCATATTTGATAAGCTGTAATAACTTATCTACTTCCATAGGTATCTAGTTAAATAGCGCTTTTAGCTAAACGTTATGCTAGAGACCAAAGATTCCCAGAAATCGGTGATTGAACagaaattattttcaaaaaaaggttaaaaaattGTAATAACAGCGTCAAGGCTCAGCATTTGGGTGGGTGGTCTCTACTACCTTGGTGGTACAATGTGACGAATTGACGCAGATTTttagtgggggaaaaaagaaaagcttttcatCTTGTGCGTTTCAACATCAGGACAGAGGGGCAGCAGCTCACCTTTTATTATCTGAAATAACAAGCACAGTTAAACTTTTTAGTCTTGTGTAAATAGTAAACGTGAGATTTGCCAAGTAAAGGCttgccagctcttcctctgaGGCTGCGGCCTCACATACTCAGACGTAGCAGTTCCTGTCATAACAGCAGCACGTGGACGTGTTCAACagcctttgttttgtttctcagAATGTAAAAAGGCCATTGATTCTGTTAGCCCTCTGCTAAGTGCTAACCAGTgcagataaaaatgtgtttgcctGAATATTAATCATTGTATAAAATTTAAACACGCGTAGAATTAAACTAATCTGAACTTTGATAATGGTGATTTGACTATTTTGTCTTTTCCAAAATCATAAACGAAGTAATAATTTGGGTGCATATGTAATGCTAGTGCTAATATTAGCGCATCATTTTCAATGACAGGCTTCTTAATAATTTGGTAATCCAGGTCATTTGATTTAGTTAAGACAGAGGATACTTCGAAACCAACCATAAacttttaaattatatttataataatCACAATTTTTAGAATTTttaggcttcttcagttctgatagttcagaactgaagaagccttctggatagaaggcgaaacgtcttcaagagaagaaacccagtccagttgacagagaaaactaccttggattatGTTAAGAAGTTAAAGCAAATACTGCACTGTAAAGTGTGTCATGTCCCAAACATTCTTGATGAGATAAGATCTGTTTGCAGCTTTAGAAACATTTACATTCACCAACATTATGAACTCATTGGTCTATAGTGCACCAACGAAACATGACTATGTGtcctttaaacatttaaaatcatttattaattaGATAATTAGGTTAGGGTATGGTTTTCTTTCCGCCAAGTGAGGAGAAAACTTATTTTTAGTTATGATTTCAGCACGTTCGTCTTCTCTTGACCTCCTTTTCTCTTGAGTAGAACACAACAGCCTAAACTGTAAGCCTTAGATTTTTACACTGGATTGCCTTGACCGCAATATGTACACAAAAGAGACGACAAAATAAAGGCTGCGAAGCAATATTTACAGATCGAAGGTCAGTTTACCCTGAGACAGAATTCTTGCATGGCTCATCATGTGGCTTGTGTGAAAGAAGGGCAAAAAAATATGGTTATTGTGGTCAGCGTGCATAAGTGATATTGTTCTTGCTGACCAGTCAAAGTACATGATTAATGTACCTTAAACATCGTGATGTGCCTCCATATTATACTGTGTAAATGTAATTATCAGAGGAACAAGCACTTAATCAGCTGTTCACTCAAATTACTGCCATGGAAAATGTTTTAGTTCTGAATTTTCACAGTATGGAAGTCTTTTGTtattgttctgttttgtttcattaaGGATGTTAATTCTAACCACAATTTAAAATCAACTATTTGGCCTCTAAAGTGTCACAAATAAATtgtaaaaaagaacaaaacattaTGTTGAAATTGGGCTTTTaaactcatttaaaataaaaatcagaacATTAGACGATAGTTATTTATTGTCCATTATGAActgaaaatctgttttaaataaaaatgcgtACAAATCTAAATTATGATGTTCTCTTCTCACTTTTATTATTTGGGTTGTATAGAAAAATAATATCAACTCTCAATATTCTTCACGGTGTTATCAAAATTATGAATTCCTCTATCGTGGTGACACTGGTGAAAATctgcatatttaaaaaatagcCCTGGCAGAGCCGACAATGAGTCTGTTGATGGGATGCTAATAAAAGAGTGACATCCATCAAAAAAAGGGTAAAAATGAACTTTTAAACCTTCTCTTAAACAATACATTGAGTTTCTGTTTCTACGTGACAATTTCAAAGTTTTATGAAAAGATTTAAGGGTCATTTCGGCAGTTTGAATCCAATAATATGCCCAGCTACAGGAGATGGTACAGTCCAAGATTACACCCCCGACTGTACATCGTTTGCTTCGTTTCTGTGCTCCTCTCCCATGCAAACGTGTTAGTACGTCACAAGTTCAGTGAGAAAAGTGGAAATGTTTGCAGGGATGAAAGAAAACATgacttcttttctcttctggaCACGTTAATCTACACAATGCTATCGTTTATTACAGCATAATAAATGTCAGAGCAGTTTAGGCTAAGAGTCTAAACAACACTGAGAATCTGGTCACAAGTTAAGTTACAGTAGAAAAATAAGGTTGACACTGTCATATACAAGGTCACAAGAATGGAGCCAGTTTAGGAATATCAAACACCGAAGAGTGTAATAACACCTCTGGGGAAGGTGGACAGCCCCTACAGGAGAAGgttttgtgccccccccccccccccactcaaaaaaaagcttttgtctttttgtccaGCTTTCAGTGCTGAGAGTTTgtacagaaagaaagaaggaaaataaagtaGATTTGAA includes these proteins:
- the LOC130513140 gene encoding receptor activity-modifying protein 1-like, coding for MLLTALLGILLTCSGTAVKLTIPPCDQHMFDSQVEDCLFGFNTSLETSDRQEGCPWPAVKHKYHKLKLCVDNLAIESWCKGHGFLVDDFFLKVHNMYFSGCGRIRDPPLSILVLLIGPMTFLTLLLPHLCVFLTTKDTEMPGSLGL